In Paramisgurnus dabryanus chromosome 14, PD_genome_1.1, whole genome shotgun sequence, one genomic interval encodes:
- the LOC135758165 gene encoding uncharacterized protein C14orf93-like produces the protein MAGRRLAFSSPSTPLHGRDQPLSSSPLTDEKKLLNALSGLSRQLTLLTSNVNEQFANVNGQFAAVNSRLLTIEDRLAALESKNCNGTVEENNSKKRRRANNPKIAEAVRRLHNSEANCRRYEPEQGLTSPHNEAVTSYLLGAISASPDLTAESDDIVSACKTYYESVRRSFRYKQPELASRAENAKSLARSRSRRKRLLEARRSVLAEDEMEIWRCATIDLMSDEEDGIVDGVSGWIVRPPPSRSLELSELCATLQSRLEATPKYRETHHIRLQK, from the exons ATGGCAGGACGGCGTCTAGCCTTCAGCTCTCCTTCAACTCCGCTGCATGGACGCGACCAACCCCTTTCATCCAGTCCGCTGACCGATGAGAAGAAACTGCTGAATGCTTTGAGTGGACTGTCTCGTCAGCTTACTCTGCTTACGTCCAATGTGAATGAGCAGTTTGCCAATGTGAACGGGCAGTTTGCCGCAGTAAACTCCAGGTTGCTGACCATTGAGGATAGGTTGGCTGCTTTGGAGTCGAAAAACTGTAACGGTACTGTGGAAGAAAATAACTCCAAGAAGAGAAGACGGGCGAACAATCCCAAGATTGCG GAGGCTGTACGGCGTCTTCATAACTCTGAGGCAAACTGCAGGCGCTATGAACCAGAGCAAGG ACTAACGTCCCCTCACAACGAAGCCGTGACCTCCTATTTGCTTGGGGCTATTTCAGCAAGTCCCGATTTAACCGCTGAGAGTGACGACATTGTTT CTGCCTGTAAGACGTATTATGAGTCGGTACGCCGGAGCTTCAGATACAAACAACCTGAACTCGCATCGCGGGCGGAAAATGCGAAAAGTTTAGCTCGGAGTCGATCCAGAAGAAAAAGG TTGCTGGAAGCAAGACGAAGTGTGCTGGCTGAGGATGAGATGGAAATTTGGAGGTGCGCCACCATAGATCTCATGTCTGATGAGGAAGACGGCATTGTTGACGGGGTGTCTGGATGGATTGTGCGGCCACCGCCCTCTCGCAGCCTTGAACTCTCCGAGCTCTGTGCAACGCTGCAATCCAGATTAGAGGCGACACCAAAATACAGGGAAACTCACCATATACGCCTGCAAAAGTGA
- the LOC135758180 gene encoding uncharacterized protein produces the protein MQDDEDISCCVDDFVDAEGEILAEEQSEAYPHIQDGEEHGSDQSRSEKPEHLLMKLFAMMLLSWQSTFKISDNAITSLLLCIKHFMWIIGNVLCANTLTAFSSNIPKTLCSLRKWTGILRDDFLQYVVCPKCMTVYMLTETYELRRDGTKVCRTCGHIPFYNHPQQRSALRKKCGSALLRKATYSSGEEYVHPIRSYCYKSVVQSLGGLVKRPGFEEKLEEWRKREMPKGVLGDVYDGQVWQDYQYVNGEPFLTEPNNLALMLNVDWFQPFKYAPYSVGAIYLVILNLPREDRFKEENMILVGLIPGPKEPSLNINAFLDPLVDELQELWHGVILEDNSFLGHQVYRAALLCLSSDIPATRKCGGFVGHGAYRGCHKCLKTFSKKEFGEKMDYSGFERFSWEPRTSKDHIYYAGLSKRAKTKAEQKRIEREYGARWSELFRLSYYDAIRFVVIDPMHNLLLGTARHVFRLWTELGILTTKSLDEVQARVESIKVPYEVGRIPLRISSGFTGFTADQWKNWTTIYSLFCLKGLINNRHYDMWFDFVQACIILCSRVISINRLEVADRYLQTFLSKFVELFGPLHCTPNMHLHLHLKECMLDYGPVYSFWCFSFERFNGILGKFNNNNRAIEVQIMRQFLQGQQLRMPWTCEYGAEFGSILGKQMVGTLSCNDTADMLYVKHSVLVSAERLLFENCTVVPLTPFHQTILDEPDRHAILTMYHQMYPCVTDVDRFAMTCKRVTCLNVTYSIDGSRAERSAYVYAKWCGNTNSFEEPIIDPLAELRPAIIKQFIVVNVVSKGTAFKHVIAQVSWLHPHPDRHFYGKPIEVWERQGTDLSYPASFLPVERIAGRCVVHTSTVHLSKTKEKVTVVMPLCTVFEL, from the exons ATGCAAGATGATGAAGACATCTCCTGTTGTGTG GATGACTTTGTGGATGCAGAGGGGGAAATCCTTGCTGAGGAGCAGAGTGAAGCCTATCCTCACATACAAGATGGGGAGGAGCATGGAAGTGATCAGTCCAGAAGTGAAAAACCAGAACACTTGTTGATGAAACTTTTTGCCATGATGCTTTTGTCATGGCAATCAACCTTCAAGATTTCTGATAATGCCATCACATCACTTCTTCTGTGCATCAAACATTTCATGTGGATAATTGGAAATGTTCTCTGTGCTAATACCCTCACTGCCTTTTCAAGCAACATTCCAAAGACTTTATGCTCCTTGAGGAAATGGACTGGTATACTTCGTGACGACTTCTTACAGTATGTGGTTTGTCCAAAATGTATGACAGTGTACATGCTTACTGAAACCTATGAGCTCAGACGGGATGGTACAAAGGTTTGCAGGACTTGTGGTCACATCCCATTCTATAATCACCCACAGCAGAGGTCTGCATTAAGGAAGAAATGTGGCTCTGCCTTGCTAAGAAAGGCTACATATTCGAGCGGTGAAGAGTATGTCCATCCAATACGTTCTTACTGTTACAAGAGTGTTGTGCAgtctctgggaggacttgttaaaagacctggatttgaagagaaatTAGAAGAATGGCGAAAGCGGGAAATGCCAAAGGGTGTGTTAGGAGATGTGTATGATGGACAAGTATGGCAGGATTACCAGTATGTGAATGGAGAGCCTTTTTTAACAGAGCCAAATAATTTGGCCTTGATGCTGAATGTGGACTGGTTCCAACCTTTCAAATATGCACCTTATTCAGTCGGAGCCATCTACTTGGTCATTTTGAATCTACCTCGTGAAGACCGTTTTAAGGAAGAAAATATGATTCTCGTTGGACTAATACCTGGACCAAAAGAGCCATCACTAAATATAAATGCTTTCTTAGACCCCTTAGTTGATGAGCTTCAAGAACTTTGGCATGGCGTGATTCTGGAAGACAACTCTTTTTTAGGACATCAGGTTTACAGAGCAGCTCTGCTTTGTCTTTCATCAGATATCCCCGCAACTCGAAAATGTGGAGGCTTTGTTGGACATGGAGCTTACAGAG GATGTCACAAGTGTTTGAAGACATTTAGCAAGAAGGAATTTGGTGAAAAAATGGACTACTCAGGATTTGAGAGGTTTTCATGGGAGCCACGCACGTCAAAGGATCACATATACTATGCTGGATTATCCAAACGGGCAAAGACAAAGGCAGAACAGAAAAGAATTGAACGCGAGTATGGAGCTAGATGGTCAGAACTTTTCCGCTTGAGTTACTATGATGCCATCAGATTTGTCGTCATAGATCCAATGCACAACCTTCTCCTTGGTACCGCAAGACATGTATTCAGACTGTGGACAGAATTAGGAATTTTAACAACAAAAAGCCTTGATGAAGTTCAAGCTAGAGTGGAAAGCATCAAAGTACCTTATGAGGTTGGAAGAATTCCATTACGAATTTCATCTGGCTTTACAGGATTTACAGCAGATCAGTGGAAAAACTGGACAACCATTTACTCCCTGTTTTGTCTGAAGGGGCTTATCAACAACAGACACTATGACATGTGGTTTGACTTTGTGCAGGCTTGTATCATACTCTGCTCCAGAGTCATATCCATCAATAGACTGGAAGTAGCAGATCGATACCTGCAGACATTTCTCTCAAAATTTGTCGAACTCTTTGGCCCATTGCACTGCACCCCCAACATGCATCTACATCTTCATTTGAAAGAGTGCATGTTGGATTATGGACCAGTTTATTCTTTTTGGTGTTTTTCATTCGAGCGTTTTAATGGAATACTGGGAAAgtttaataacaacaacaggGCAATTGAAGTCCAGATTATGAGGCAATTTCTGCAGGGCCAACAACTTCGTATGCCATGGACATGTGAATATGGGGCTGAATTTGGCAGTATTTTAGGAAAACAAATGGTTGGGACTTTGTCATGCAATGACACAGCTGATATGCTTTATGTGAAACACAGTGTTTTGGTGTCAGCAGAAAGACTTCTCTTTGAAAACTGCACAGTGGTGCCTCTGACTCCATTCCACCAGACAATCTTGGATGAGCCTGACAGACATGCAATATTGACAATGTATCACCAGATGTACCCTTGTGTCACTGACGTTGACCGTTTTGCCATGACATGCAAACGGGTAACATGTCTGAATGTAACTTACTCAATTGATGGATCTAGAGCAGAAAGGTCAGCATATGTATATGCTAAGTGGTGTGGAAACACAAACAGTTTTGAGGAACCCATCATTGACCCTCTAGCCGAACTACGACCAGCCATTATAAAGCAGTTTATAGTTGTTAATGTTGTCTCAAAAGGTACTGCATTCAAACATGTAATTGCACAAGTTTCCTGGCTTCATCCCCATCCGGACAGACATTTTTATGGAAAGCCAATAGAAGTTTGGGAGCGTCAGGGAACAGACTTGTCATACCCAGCATCATTTCTGCCTGTTGAGCGCATTGCTGGGAGATGTGTGGTTCACACATCCACTGTGCATTTAAGCAAGACCAAAGAAAAGGTCACTGTAGTCATGCCACTATGCACAGTATTTGAACTGTGA